In a genomic window of Sulfurimonas denitrificans DSM 1251:
- a CDS encoding EscU/YscU/HrcU family type III secretion system export apparatus switch protein, whose translation MKKAAALRYDVEKEGAPRVVAKGQGRSAENIIKIAQLHNLPIRKDEDLIELLSKVELDKEVPSALYKAVAEVFSFIYKISKKE comes from the coding sequence ATGAAAAAAGCAGCAGCACTTAGATATGATGTAGAAAAAGAGGGTGCACCTCGCGTAGTTGCAAAAGGGCAGGGCAGAAGTGCTGAGAATATCATCAAGATAGCCCAGCTTCATAATCTTCCAATAAGAAAAGATGAAGACCTAATAGAACTTCTCTCAAAAGTAGAGTTAGACAAAGAGGTTCCCTCAGCCCTATACAAGGCAGTTGCAGAGGTTTTTAGCTTTATATATAAAATTAGTAAAAAAGAGTAA
- a CDS encoding flagellar hook-length control protein FliK: MINLSLDKHLGIMTPVTNKALAAVLREASPKEMEMLSKDKDLKSVITSLLKESSQNADSNKTLLTLVKNNPTLKDLGNVSSSIKDLLSLIKNDKEPLKIETVLKKFILDTKEELSPPVLKQKLQNSGVFLESKLKNVQNPQVELKNTLLTLEKSIEKSNLPVAKLVVQNIRELLATPTLRDATNLALLESPKDEKSALKNIAKEVAEIVSKLNGAQKAPDIAKEISEVISKLNEAQKSPNVEKSKVHIAEPIYSKETLSLTSKLTLFSDAQKLLPHEDVRDILSKDLKAILLKTSDEAAKSSHPNQSEITKHVDKLLLQIDYFQLLSHLSSSSILYVPFSWDALQEGSIDIKKDKNSVFYCDIDLKLKEYGELKLKLALYEENQINVHIYSDNKDFKEIVKENISSLRSALIEAQIIPKEIRIFDATKKNPSPYGQEQREINMGFEIKA, from the coding sequence ATGATTAATTTATCTCTTGATAAGCATCTTGGCATTATGACACCAGTTACTAACAAAGCGTTAGCTGCTGTTTTAAGGGAAGCATCCCCAAAAGAGATGGAGATGCTTAGTAAAGATAAAGATTTAAAGTCAGTTATAACCTCACTGCTTAAAGAGAGTAGCCAAAACGCAGATTCTAACAAAACTCTTTTAACTCTTGTAAAAAACAATCCGACACTCAAAGATTTGGGTAATGTCTCCTCTAGTATCAAAGATTTGCTCAGTTTAATAAAAAATGACAAAGAGCCTCTTAAAATTGAGACTGTTCTTAAAAAATTTATCCTCGATACAAAAGAAGAGTTAAGTCCTCCTGTTTTAAAGCAAAAACTACAAAATTCAGGTGTTTTTTTAGAGTCTAAACTAAAAAATGTACAAAACCCGCAAGTTGAGTTAAAAAATACTCTGCTCACGCTTGAAAAAAGTATAGAGAAGAGTAACCTACCAGTAGCTAAACTTGTAGTACAAAATATAAGAGAACTCTTAGCGACACCAACTCTAAGAGATGCCACAAATTTGGCTCTCTTAGAGTCTCCAAAAGATGAGAAGAGTGCCTTAAAAAATATTGCAAAAGAGGTTGCTGAAATAGTCTCAAAACTAAATGGGGCGCAAAAAGCTCCAGATATTGCAAAGGAGATAAGTGAAGTTATCTCAAAACTAAATGAAGCGCAAAAATCTCCAAATGTTGAAAAAAGTAAAGTTCATATAGCGGAGCCTATCTACTCCAAAGAGACTCTCTCTCTTACCTCAAAACTCACACTCTTCTCAGATGCTCAGAAGCTACTTCCGCATGAAGATGTAAGAGATATATTATCTAAAGATTTAAAAGCAATTTTGCTAAAAACTTCAGATGAAGCGGCAAAATCATCACACCCAAATCAGAGTGAAATAACAAAACATGTAGATAAACTTCTTCTTCAAATTGACTACTTCCAACTGCTTAGCCATCTATCTTCATCATCAATTCTCTACGTTCCTTTTTCTTGGGATGCCTTGCAAGAAGGAAGTATAGATATTAAAAAAGATAAAAATTCTGTATTTTACTGTGACATAGATTTGAAGCTAAAAGAGTATGGAGAGTTGAAACTAAAACTCGCACTCTATGAGGAAAATCAGATAAATGTTCACATCTACTCAGATAACAAAGATTTTAAAGAGATTGTAAAAGAAAATATCTCCTCTCTTAGAAGTGCGCTTATAGAGGCACAAATCATACCTAAAGAGATACGAATATTTGATGCAACTAAAAAAAATCCATCTCCTTATGGACAAGAACAAAGAGAGATAAATATGGGATTTGAGATAAAAGCATGA
- the dbpA gene encoding ATP-dependent RNA helicase DbpA has translation MNNAKEFSNLNLTKEMLHNLNEIGYTKMSDIQEQSLPFILDGKDVIAQAKTGSGKTAAFGIGLLHKLQVKKFRVQALILCPTRELSDQVARELRVLARFSHNIKILTLCGGVAFGPQLGSLRHGAHIIVGTPGRILKHLKKDTLSLEDVDTLVLDEADRMLDMGFSEEINEVLEFVPKNRQTLLFSATYTDEILDISKSIQNGAIHVKTTSTEIANKIEERFYEVNNADKIKTVIDILSNFRPQNVIIFANTKVEVDEIAKRLQESKVDALAIHGDLEQYDRNDVLVQFANKSCPVLVATDVAARGLDIKELSMVINYDLPHSLETYTHRIGRTARAGAEGLAFTLYSAYEEEKVDEYKNDNRIFESSKTLKTVSGFVMKPQNITLVIEGGKKDKVRAGDILGALTGEAGLSGSSIGKIDIYDRQSYVAIEASKIDEAHDKLKSGKIKGKKFSVWIL, from the coding sequence TTGAATAACGCAAAAGAGTTCTCAAATCTGAATCTAACTAAAGAGATGCTTCATAACTTAAATGAGATAGGTTATACAAAGATGAGCGATATTCAAGAGCAGAGTTTGCCTTTTATATTGGATGGTAAAGATGTAATAGCTCAGGCCAAAACAGGAAGTGGCAAAACAGCTGCGTTTGGTATAGGGCTACTTCATAAACTTCAAGTAAAAAAGTTCAGAGTCCAAGCTCTTATCTTATGCCCAACTCGTGAACTCTCAGATCAAGTAGCCCGTGAGCTAAGAGTTCTCGCTAGATTTTCACACAATATAAAAATTTTAACTCTCTGTGGAGGCGTGGCATTTGGTCCACAACTTGGCTCACTTCGTCATGGCGCACATATCATAGTCGGTACTCCAGGACGTATTTTAAAACACTTAAAAAAAGATACTCTATCTCTTGAAGATGTTGATACGCTTGTGCTTGATGAAGCAGACAGAATGCTTGATATGGGATTTAGTGAAGAGATAAATGAGGTTTTAGAGTTTGTTCCAAAAAACAGACAAACACTGCTTTTCTCAGCGACCTATACGGATGAGATTTTAGACATAAGCAAGTCTATACAAAATGGTGCCATACACGTAAAGACAACTTCAACTGAAATCGCCAACAAGATAGAGGAACGATTTTATGAGGTAAATAACGCAGATAAAATCAAAACAGTTATAGATATTTTGAGCAATTTCAGACCTCAAAATGTGATTATCTTTGCTAACACAAAAGTAGAAGTGGATGAGATAGCAAAAAGACTTCAAGAGAGTAAAGTCGATGCACTGGCAATTCATGGTGATTTAGAGCAGTACGACAGAAACGATGTGTTAGTTCAGTTTGCTAACAAAAGTTGCCCTGTGTTAGTAGCAACTGATGTTGCCGCACGTGGGCTTGATATAAAAGAACTCTCTATGGTTATAAACTATGACCTGCCTCACTCTCTTGAAACATATACTCACCGCATAGGCAGGACGGCAAGAGCTGGAGCTGAAGGATTGGCATTTACGCTTTATAGTGCTTATGAGGAAGAAAAAGTTGATGAGTATAAAAATGACAATCGTATCTTTGAATCAAGCAAAACACTAAAAACTGTTAGTGGTTTTGTTATGAAGCCTCAAAACATCACTCTTGTAATTGAGGGTGGCAAAAAAGATAAAGTTCGTGCTGGAGATATTTTAGGCGCATTAACAGGAGAAGCGGGACTTAGTGGTAGCTCAATTGGTAAGATAGATATTTATGACAGACAGAGCTATGTAGCCATAGAAGCCTCTAAAATAGATGAAGCACATGATAAGCTAAAGAGTGGAAAAATAAAAGGTAAAAAGTTCTCAGTTTGGATTCTCTAA
- a CDS encoding DNA recombination protein RmuC: MFEALYVGVGLFFGVIGIWLAVIKNLKNELSFEKEKSASLLNQNAVLTERINGINEKNQEKFILLEQNKEQMRLEFKELAQSILENNSQKFSLQNQENLSKMITPMREQFNEFKKQIDDVYIKEAKDRSMLQAEIKSIKEINHQMSKDAQNLTKALKGESKKQGVWGEMVLESVLEHSGLRVGVEYEREVTLEHEHNQSRYRPDVIVHLPDGRDIIVDAKTSLVAYEQYSSVEDDEHKERFLNEHIISIKKHIKELSEKDYANLKGIKTLDFVFMFVPIESALLMAMEHDKTLFDHAFKKSVILVGPTTLMVSLRAVENSWRYEKQQKNAQEIAKRAGMLFDKFSGFVESIEKLGKQITTVQKTYDETFSKLHTGSGSITSQFQKLESLGAQSSKVLPKSLTDASED; encoded by the coding sequence ATGTTTGAAGCCCTTTATGTTGGAGTTGGTCTATTTTTTGGAGTAATTGGAATTTGGCTTGCTGTTATAAAAAATCTAAAAAATGAGTTAAGTTTTGAGAAAGAAAAATCAGCCTCTCTCTTAAACCAAAACGCTGTTTTAACAGAGCGTATTAATGGCATAAATGAGAAAAACCAAGAGAAATTTATACTGCTTGAGCAGAACAAAGAGCAGATGAGACTTGAGTTTAAAGAGCTAGCGCAAAGCATTTTAGAAAATAACTCACAAAAATTTTCACTCCAAAATCAAGAAAATCTCTCAAAGATGATAACACCCATGAGAGAGCAGTTTAATGAGTTTAAAAAGCAAATTGATGATGTTTACATAAAAGAGGCAAAAGACCGCTCAATGCTTCAAGCTGAAATAAAAAGCATAAAAGAGATAAACCATCAGATGAGCAAAGATGCACAAAACCTCACAAAAGCCCTAAAAGGCGAAAGCAAAAAGCAAGGTGTGTGGGGAGAGATGGTACTTGAGAGCGTTCTTGAACACTCTGGGCTTCGAGTTGGTGTTGAGTATGAGCGTGAAGTAACGCTTGAGCATGAGCATAACCAAAGTCGTTACCGCCCCGATGTTATCGTTCATCTTCCTGATGGCAGAGATATTATCGTTGATGCTAAAACATCACTTGTTGCGTATGAGCAGTACTCCTCGGTTGAGGATGATGAGCATAAAGAGAGATTTCTAAATGAGCATATAATCTCTATCAAAAAACATATAAAAGAGCTTAGTGAGAAGGATTATGCGAACTTAAAAGGTATAAAAACACTTGATTTTGTCTTTATGTTTGTACCAATTGAGAGCGCTTTGCTTATGGCTATGGAGCATGACAAAACGCTCTTTGACCACGCTTTTAAAAAGAGCGTTATCTTAGTTGGACCAACCACGCTTATGGTTTCACTACGAGCCGTCGAGAATAGCTGGAGATACGAAAAACAGCAAAAAAATGCCCAAGAGATAGCAAAAAGAGCAGGTATGCTCTTTGATAAGTTTTCAGGTTTTGTAGAGAGTATTGAGAAGCTTGGAAAACAGATAACAACTGTTCAAAAGACATATGATGAGACTTTCTCAAAGCTTCACACAGGTTCAGGAAGCATAACGAGCCAGTTTCAAAAACTAGAATCCCTTGGTGCTCAAAGCTCTAAAGTTTTACCAAAATCCCTCACCGATGCAAGTGAAGATTAA
- a CDS encoding YgjP-like metallopeptidase domain-containing protein, whose product MDSLKYIHNYPQNIKNQVLELIKEDKLALHLKRKYSLSHTIKTDKALFSYVNELKQTHMKNAPTLSKALYDGKISVIHNALGTHHIISRVQGAKLKSKNEIRIASMFKSVPEEFLEMIVVHELAHFKQKEHNKAFYSLCLYMQPSYHQVEFDVRLYMTQMEIFGKIEEWS is encoded by the coding sequence TTGGATTCTCTAAAATATATACATAACTATCCCCAAAACATAAAAAATCAAGTGTTAGAACTTATCAAAGAGGATAAACTGGCACTTCATCTTAAGAGAAAATACTCCTTATCACACACCATAAAAACAGATAAAGCACTTTTTTCTTATGTAAATGAGTTAAAACAGACTCATATGAAAAATGCTCCCACGCTGAGTAAAGCGCTCTATGATGGCAAAATAAGCGTTATTCATAACGCATTGGGTACACATCATATCATCTCAAGAGTACAAGGCGCAAAACTTAAGAGTAAAAATGAGATTCGCATAGCGTCAATGTTTAAGAGTGTGCCTGAGGAGTTTTTAGAGATGATAGTTGTCCATGAGTTGGCGCACTTTAAACAAAAAGAGCACAACAAAGCATTTTATAGTTTGTGTCTTTATATGCAACCATCTTATCATCAAGTTGAGTTTGATGTAAGGCTATATATGACACAGATGGAAATTTTTGGCAAAATAGAGGAGTGGAGCTAA